The segment GGTCAGCCGAGAGGACACCCGTGGCCACCATGTTGCCCGCCCCCGGCCGGACCCGACCGAGTCCGAGGATGGCGACCTGGGGGGGAGTGACCATCGGGACAACGAGGTCGCCGCCCAGCGGTCCGACGTTCGAGATCGAGAACGTGCCTCCGGTCAGGTCGGCCGGCATCAATCGCCCGTTCCGAGCCCCCTCAACCACCCGGCGACGCTCGCGGGCGACACTGGCCCAGCTGGTGGTGGCGCTGATGCGGATCACCGGAGCGACCACCCCCGCGGGGCTGTCGGCGGCAAGGGCGATCGCCGGGTGCTTGAATCGAACGATGTCACCCTCGTTGAAGTGGCAGTTCAGTTCTGGGTGCACATCCAATGCCTCCGCGGTGGCGCGCAGGAGGACATCGGTCAGCGTTGTGGGGAGGCCTCGTGCGCGCAGCTCCTCGACCGTGCGGAGCGCGGCTCCCATCGCGAGGTCGCGGTGCACGGAGAACTGAGGGATCGAGGCAGACTTCGTCATCAAGGACGCCAGCGCTCTACGGTGCCGGGACAGCGGGAGTCGCTCTCCGCTCTCCTGCGCGGGCACGCCGCCCTCATCGTCGGCACGGCGCCGCACGAGGCCTCGCCGCACCGCAGGAGGCAGACCGCTGAAAGCTCCTGGGCCGTCGAAGTCATCGGAGATCAGCGCCGCAGCCGGAGCCGAGGTCGCCGTGTCATCACGCACGGCGACGGGCTCGACGGACGGCACCGGTTCGACGGGGTCCCCTAGCTCGGTCGGCTCGGCGGACTCGCCGTCTGCCGCGGGGCCAGGTGAATCCGCTGCCGGGGCAGATCCGACGGCCGGGGTTGCTCCGGCAGGCGCTGTGCCGATACGTGCGCGCAGGCTCGCCAGTTCGTCGGGCGACGGGGCCTCGCCGGGACCGGCAATAAACGCGAGCACGTCCCCCGGCACCACGCTGCTCCCGACTTCACGCGCAACGTCGGTCATGACACCTCCGAACGGCGCCTCGACCTCCATGTTGGCCTTGGAGGTCTCGACCTCCACAACGGGATCGCCCTCGTCGAAGCTCTCGCCCGCCGTCACCAGCCACGAGAGGAGCACCATCGGCTCGTCGTCGTCACCGAGCGAGACCTTGGGCATCACCAGTTCTTGCACGGGCTATGCCTCTCCATTCCATGCGGCCAGGCGTCGCGCCGCCTCGCAGACGCTCTCGACGCTCGGGAAGACCAGGGCTTCGAGGTCAGGGGTGTACGGGGTCGGCACCGGCTTGCTCCCCAAGATCACAGGAGGAAGCTCCAACGCGTCATTGGCCTGGGCGGTGATGACTGCGGAGAGGGTCGAGCCGACGCCGAAGGCTGGTGGATCGTCGGTCAGGCACAGCACACGTCCGGTCCTGCGGGCCGACTGCACCATGACGGATGAATCCAGCGGACTCATCCGCTCCAGCGACACGATGTCCAGGTCGATGCCCTCTTCCGCCAGCACTGAGGCTGCCTGCGTTGCGAGCGTGACGCCGTAGCCGTAGGTGATGACGCTCAACGTCGTTCCGGACCGGATGACCACCGGCTGCACATCGTCGGGAACCTCGCCGCGGGTGAAAGTGCCCGTTCGCCGGTAGAGCCGCATGTCCTCGAGCAGCACAACCGTGTCGGACTGCGTCAGCGCCCAGCGCATCGCGTCGTACGCGGCCTGGGGCGACGACGGAACCAAGACCACAAGGCCCGGAATCGATGACAGGTATGCGTGCTGGGTCTGGGAGTGCTGCGCCGCAAACGACCCGAGCGGCCCCTGGCCGACGCGAACCACGAGCGGCACCGAGACCTGGTTTCCACTCATGTAGCGGAGTTTCGCGGCGTTGTTGATCAGTTGGTCCATCCCCAGCAGGAGAAAGCCCGAGAAATCCACCTCGACGACGGGACGGGCGCCGGCGAGCGCGGCCCCGACGCCGAAGCCCATGGTGGCCGCCTCGGAGATCGGCGTGTTGCGCACGCGCTCGGCGCCGAACTCGTCCACGAGAGCCTTTGTGGCCCCGAACGGGAATCCGGCCTCGATGTCCTGCCCCATGAGGACGATGGAGGGGTCGAGCCTCATCGCGTCCTGTTGTGCGGCGGCGAGCGCATCACCGAAGTTGCCCGCAACCGTCTCGGTCGTGGTGTCCGCGGTCATGCAAGCACTCCATCCGTCAGGTCGGCGGGGCTGCTGTGCTCACTCTCGCGTGCGAAGGCCACCGCGGCGTCCACGACGTTGCGGGCATCCTCGTCGAGGCGGTTCGTGGTCGACTCGTCCAGTCCTGCAGCCCCGGCGAGGATCGTCAGGGGGTCGCGCGCCTTCCAGCCCGCCACCTCGTCCTTCGTACGGTAGACGCCGTGGGCCGGGTCGCCGCGGGAGTGCCCCATGAACCGGTAGGTCAGCGCCTCGATGACAGCAGGCTGGCCGGCACGGGCACCCTCGACGAATGAGCCGGCGAGGTCACGAACCGCGAGCACGTCCTGGCCGTCGACGGATTCCGCGCGAACGCCGAAGGACTCGGCGCGCGAGACCAGGCCGGGACCGGCCGTGGAGTCCGATGCGGCCGTGGTGATGGCGTAGGAGTTGTTCTCGCAGACGAGAACCAAGGGCAGCGACCAGAGCGCGGCCAGGTTGAGGGTCTCGTAAAGTACGCCCTGGTTGATGGCGCCGTCGCCGAAGAACGCTACGCACACCTGACCGGTGCCGCGCAGCTTGTTGGCGAGCGCCACCCCGCCGGCGAGCGGAATCGAACTGCCAACGATGGCCATAGTGCCTAGGAAGCCGCTACTGGTGTCGGTGGCGTGCATCGAGCCACCCTTACCTCGCGAGACGCCGTCCAGGCGACCGTAGAGCTCGGCCATCAGTCGGGGTGCGGCCACTCCCTTGGCGAGGGCGTGACCGTGGCCCCTGTGGTGGCTGAGCACCTGGTCTTCAGGCCCAAGCGTGCTGATGACCCCGACCGCCGTTGCCTCCTGACCGATGGCGACATGGACGGTGCCGAACACATCACCGCTCTCGTAGCCGCGATAGGCCGCGGTCTCGAAGCGCCGGATCAGCGTCATCTTGCCGTACAGGTCGGTCGCCAGCTCGAGGTCGACCGTCGGTCGGGCCACGGATGTCGTCACGTTCACTGCGGCTGCCGAGCTCGCTCGCCGCGCTGCGCTCGCAGCTCGGACGTCGCGTCGTGGTCGACCTGACCGGAGCCATCGAGCTGGACGAGGTAGACGTCGCGGGCAGTCTCCGAGGTGACGTAGCCCTCGCTCGCGTCGTGGCGCACCGACTCGGGGTCACGCAGGCCGGGGTCACCCCAGCCGCCGCCGCCGGCGGTCCATTGCGAGATGACCTCTCCCGCCTCGAGGACCA is part of the Nocardioides cavernae genome and harbors:
- a CDS encoding 2-oxo acid dehydrogenase subunit E2, with the translated sequence MQELVMPKVSLGDDDEPMVLLSWLVTAGESFDEGDPVVEVETSKANMEVEAPFGGVMTDVAREVGSSVVPGDVLAFIAGPGEAPSPDELASLRARIGTAPAGATPAVGSAPAADSPGPAADGESAEPTELGDPVEPVPSVEPVAVRDDTATSAPAAALISDDFDGPGAFSGLPPAVRRGLVRRRADDEGGVPAQESGERLPLSRHRRALASLMTKSASIPQFSVHRDLAMGAALRTVEELRARGLPTTLTDVLLRATAEALDVHPELNCHFNEGDIVRFKHPAIALAADSPAGVVAPVIRISATTSWASVARERRRVVEGARNGRLMPADLTGGTFSISNVGPLGGDLVVPMVTPPQVAILGLGRVRPGAGNMVATGVLSADHRVLDGADAARFLRTLDEVLARSSATTEEPRHAAAEEEGA
- a CDS encoding alpha-ketoacid dehydrogenase subunit beta; translation: MTADTTTETVAGNFGDALAAAQQDAMRLDPSIVLMGQDIEAGFPFGATKALVDEFGAERVRNTPISEAATMGFGVGAALAGARPVVEVDFSGFLLLGMDQLINNAAKLRYMSGNQVSVPLVVRVGQGPLGSFAAQHSQTQHAYLSSIPGLVVLVPSSPQAAYDAMRWALTQSDTVVLLEDMRLYRRTGTFTRGEVPDDVQPVVIRSGTTLSVITYGYGVTLATQAASVLAEEGIDLDIVSLERMSPLDSSVMVQSARRTGRVLCLTDDPPAFGVGSTLSAVITAQANDALELPPVILGSKPVPTPYTPDLEALVFPSVESVCEAARRLAAWNGEA
- a CDS encoding thiamine pyrophosphate-dependent dehydrogenase E1 component subunit alpha, whose translation is MTLIRRFETAAYRGYESGDVFGTVHVAIGQEATAVGVISTLGPEDQVLSHHRGHGHALAKGVAAPRLMAELYGRLDGVSRGKGGSMHATDTSSGFLGTMAIVGSSIPLAGGVALANKLRGTGQVCVAFFGDGAINQGVLYETLNLAALWSLPLVLVCENNSYAITTAASDSTAGPGLVSRAESFGVRAESVDGQDVLAVRDLAGSFVEGARAGQPAVIEALTYRFMGHSRGDPAHGVYRTKDEVAGWKARDPLTILAGAAGLDESTTNRLDEDARNVVDAAVAFARESEHSSPADLTDGVLA